A genome region from Etheostoma cragini isolate CJK2018 chromosome 4, CSU_Ecrag_1.0, whole genome shotgun sequence includes the following:
- the frs3 gene encoding fibroblast growth factor receptor substrate 2 — MGSCWSCLYRDPVRDNHLTKFKVTNVDDEGNELGSGIMELTQTELILHTRKRDAIRWPYLCLRRYGYDSNLFSFESGRRCQTGQGIFAFKCSRAEEIFNLLQELMQCNSINVVEESMMMSRSGHTPEMEMSRTPQTPNTPAFPVQSFPNGYPGYPIRGDSSQPSLADDQGHSLMGLEDQTHTYVNTVSMEGDLSLRHCVHSLPEVRPSSFPETTRGAMGVGGQGNPQSNLRCCPLEEHNDPQVFLKPSSQEVKFMLGPTPAQRHLLERERERERDRHGHNTHNLQPVEGATGSETEGDEPSLHLCNSHSYHHFHHHTHRHPGHEHPDSCQSGELTYENINGLRSGRKQRLSPSSVSQSVGSSSSSSTGDSHTHSLMHPHALGPSSLPLQGYACERGMGGGHRRTALLNYENLPSLPPVWEYRALQRDDEQDEEDDEQDEEEYEEEEEDFDEYEFSEGPGTPNGYHQDGRGIHRDALQNYVNTEQVQPPRLRHACPPHPRPCQPDRGGRIFSFDFRRRSRSGVGGCEHGHMPPSRQLNYIQVDLEGEPPCQAISSGGAQTQPQHQRLPPKKCGPQASRRSECYAVIDLKKTAAMSNLQKALPRDDGTSRKTRHNSTDLPL, encoded by the exons ATGGGGAGCTGTTGGAGCTGTCTGTACAGAGACCCCGTCCGAGACAACCATCTTACTAAATTTAAG GTCACCAATGTGGACGATGAAGGCAACGAGCTGGGCTCTGGGATCATGGAGCTCACCCAGACCGAGCTCATTCTTCACACACGCAAGAGAGACGCCATCCGGTGGCCGTACCTGTGCCTGCGCCGCTACGGCTACGACTCCAACCTCTTTTCTTTTGAGAGCGGTCGTCGCTGTCAGACCGGGCAGG GAATCTTTGCATTCAAGTGTTCCCGGGCAGAAGAGATCTTCAATCTGCTTCAGGAGCTGATGCAATGTAACAGCATCAACGTGGTGGAAGAGTCAATGATGATGAGTCGCAGTGGTCACACACCAGAGATGGAAATGTCTCGCACACCCCAGACACCCAACA CTCCAGCATTCCCTGTCCAGTCTTTTCCCAATGGGTACCCTGGTTATCCAATCAGAGGTGATTCCTCTCAACCCTCTCTTGCTGATGATCAAGGACATAGCCTCATGGGTTTGGAAGACCAG ACCCACACCTATGTAAATACTGTTAGTATGGAGGGGGATCTCTCTCTGCGTCACTGTGTGCACTCCCTGCCTGAGGTGCGGCCCAGCTCTTTCCCTGAAACAACACGGGGAGCCATGGGTGTCGGGGGCCAAGGAAATCCGCAGTCCAACTTGCGGTGCTGTCCCTTGGAGGAGCATAACGATCCTCAGGTGTTCTTAAAGCCGTCCTCACAGGAGGTCAAATTCATGCTGGGCCCCACACCGGCACAACGCCAtctgctggagagagagagggaaagagagagggacaggCATGGGCACAATACTCACAACCTTCAGCCAGTAGAGGGTGCAACAGGCTCAGAGACGGAGGGAGACGAGCCCTCCTTGCACCTGTGCAACTCTCACTCCTATCACCATTTCCATCACCACACGCACCGGCATCCAGGCCACGAGCACCCGGACAGCTGCCAGAGTGGTGAACTCACCTATGAGAACATCAATGGGCTAAGAAGCGGGCGTAAGCAGCGGCTGAGCCCCAGCAGTGTGTCACAGTCTGTGGGttcaagcagcagcagcagcactgggGACAGTCACACCCACTCCCTCATGCACCCACACGCCCTCGGCCCGTCGTCTCTACCCCTGCAGGGCTACGCCTGCGAGAGGGGCATGGGTGGAGGTCATCGTCGGACAGCTCTGCTTAACTACGAGAACCTGCCCTCTCTGCCGCCGGTGTGGGAGTACAGAGCCCTGCAGCGGGATGACGAACAGGATGAGGAAGATGATGAGCAGGATGAGGAGGAatatgaggaagaagaggaagacttTGATGAGTATGAGTTCTCAGAAGGCCCTGGGACACCCAATGGGTACCACCAGGATGGTCGGGGCATCCACAGAGATGCCTTGCAGAACTATGTCAACACAGAGCAGGTCCAGCCGCCCCGGCTCCGACACGCCTGCCCTCCTCATCCACGTCCGTGTCAGCCAGACCGAGGGGGGCGAATATTTAGCTTTGATTTCCGCAGACGATCAAGGTCAGGGGTTGGAGGCTGTGAGCACGGCCACATGCCTCCATCGCGGCAGCTGAATTACATCCAGGTGGACCTAGAGGGAGAACCTCCCTGCCAAGCCATCAGCAGCGGGGGTGCCCAGACCCAGCCACAGCACCAGCGCCTACCACCCAAAAAATGTGGCCCACAGGCATCCCGGCGCAGTGAATGCTACGCAGTTATTGATCTAAAGAAGACCGCTGCCATGTCCAACCTTCAGAAAGCTCTGCCCAGAGATGATGGGACTTCCAGAAAGACTCGCCACAACAGCACAGACCTGCCTCTGTAA
- the tspo gene encoding translocator protein, producing MWLPMLGMTALPHLGGLVGGYITRKQVKTWYTTLKKPSWRPPNAAFPVVWTCLYTGMGYGSYLVWKELGGFTEDALVPLGLYGLQLALNWTWTPIFFGAHKLKLALIEIVLLTGAVAATMVSWYPISRSATLLMAPYLSWLCLATSLNYCIWRDNSEEKEE from the exons ATGTGGCTGCCTATGCTTGGGATGACTGCCCTGCCGCACCTGGGAGGGCTCGTTGGGGGTTACATCACACGCAAACAGGTAAAGACCTGGTACACAACCCTGAAGAAACCATCATGGCGCCCACCAAATGCAGCATTCCCTGTCGTGTGGACCTGTCTGTATACGGGCATGGG GTATGGCTCCTACCTGGTGTGGAAAGAGCTGGGAGGTTTCACTGAGGATGCACTGGTTCCATTGGGACTTTATGGGCTGCAGCTAGCACTGAACTGGACCTGGACTCCTATCTTCTTTGGTGCACACAAGCTGAAATTG GCACTCATTGAAATTGTTCTTCTCACGGGTGCCGTCGCAGCCACCATGGTGTCATGGTATCCAATTAGCCGCTCTGCCACGCTGCTGATGGCACCCTACCTGTCCTGGCTGTGCCTCGCCACCTCTCTCAACTACTGCATATGGAGGGACAACagtgaagagaaagaagagtaG
- the LOC117943894 gene encoding ubiquinol-cytochrome-c reductase complex assembly factor 2 — MSATRYRRFLKLCEEWPRDEAKKARDLGTFLRQRVASAFREGENTQISDPEKCDHMYESLVRINDNFYRQRFPRARDTSFTGVTVEECKLLLSGNVQQMDEEKKGLWKTLMERFSKSPEDVPEKAPEK; from the exons ATGTCTGCCACCAGGTACCGTCGGTTCCTAAAGCTGTGTGAGGAATGGCCCCGGGACGAGGCCAAGAAAGCACGGGATTTAGGGACGTTTCTCCGGCAAAGAGTAGCTTCAGCCTTCCGTGAgggtgaaaacacacag ATCTCAGATCCAGAGAAGTGCGACCACATGTATGAAAGTTTGGTCCGCATCAATGACAACTTCTACAGACAACGA TTTCCTCGCGCAAGAGACACAAGCTTTACTGGAGTTACAGTGGAAGAGTGTAAATTGCTTTTGTCAG GGAATGTACAACAGATGGACGAGGAAAAAAAGGGTTTGTGGAAAACATTAATGGAGAGATTCTCCAAATCACCAGAAGACGTTCCAGAGAAAGCTcctgaaaaataa
- the tomm6 gene encoding mitochondrial import receptor subunit TOM6 homolog isoform X2, whose amino-acid sequence MSGANGKKGPSSGVMEWIGTACRFATDRNDFRRNLLVNLGLFAAGVWVARNLSDFDLMSPQPVT is encoded by the exons ATGAGCGGGGCAAACGGTAAAAAGGGTCCTTCCTCCGGTGTGATGGAGTGGATCGGTACAGCGTGTCGATTTGCAACAGACAGAAACGACTTCAGAAG GAATCTTCTGGTCAACCTGGGCTTGTTTGCAGCGGGTGTTTGGGTTGCAAGAAATCTCTCAGATTTTGATCTGATGTCTCCTCAGCCCGTGACATAA